In Harpia harpyja isolate bHarHar1 chromosome Z, bHarHar1 primary haplotype, whole genome shotgun sequence, a single window of DNA contains:
- the LOC128136548 gene encoding LOW QUALITY PROTEIN: tripartite motif-containing protein 14-like (The sequence of the model RefSeq protein was modified relative to this genomic sequence to represent the inferred CDS: inserted 3 bases in 2 codons) → MAQGVPWASAPEGARVCGVHAGRPLDLFCEDCERCVCALCPVLGSHRGHRACLLPHAVRQKKELMALCLKDLEERKEQEAGNRRSIEQAANDLKAHAIMSKRQLSDNMTELLLLLQEXRSLAKNFIDEKTQQALEAHDKQXESCQEKLAALETFSHRIRQIQQHSDPVQLLEKYTEIKKEMQEPRRLLEQWHPIPLSFEHILNHYKHFVTALQSFLQKPLEARLKEDVFSSLNATAKKEPGTVLKTMSPVDRLLFLKYARSPAWEYDSLHPRLKLSDDRLVVSCNWRKIFYPCGPQRFDKLWQVLSRDAFLSGSHYWEADLLHAGEGWWIGAAYPSIGRKGDSETCRLGWNRASWCLKKFDLEHWAFHEGERIPILVEDDPDHIGIFLDYEAGILSFYNVTDGMAHLHTFCCKFTEPVYPAVRLWEGSTGMCKLT, encoded by the exons ATGGCGCAGGGGGTGCCGTGGGCCTCGGCCCCGGAGGGGGCGCGAGTGTGCGGCGTCCACGCGGGGCGGCCGCTGGACCTGTTCTGCGAGGACTGTGAGCGCTGCGTCTGCGCCCTCTGCCCGGTCCTGGGCTCGCACCGCGGACACCgtgcctgcctcctgccccacGCCGTCCGCCAGAAGAAG GAACTCATGGCATTGTGTTTGAAGGAtctagaagagagaaaagagcaagaagctGGTAACAGAAGGAGCATAGAGCAGGCCGCTAATGATCTGAAG GCACATGCCATTATGAGCAAAAGGCAGCTGTCAGACAATATGACTGAGCTCCTCTTGCTGCTTCAGGA TAGGAGTCTGGCAAAAAACTTCATTGATGAAAAGACTCAACAAGCCCTGGAAGCACATGATAAGC TTGAGTCCTGTCAAGAAAAGCTTGCAGCCCTGGAGACCTTCTCGCATCGAATCAGACAAATACAACAGCACAGTGATCCTGTTCAGTTGCTGGAG AAGTACACAGAAATCAAGAAGGAAATGCAGGAGCCTAGGCGCCTGTTAGAACAATGGCATCCAATACCTCTCTCGTTTGAGCACATCCTTAACCATTATAAGCACTTTGTGACAGCTCTTCAGTCCTTTCTACAGAAACCACTAGAAGCCCGGCTTAAAGAAG ACGTTTTCAGTAGCCTGAATGCCACTGCAAAGAAGGAGCCTGGAACGGTGTTGAAAACCATGTCTCCTGTTGATCGgttgcttttcttaaaat ATGCAAGATCACCAGCATGGGAATATGACAGCCTTCACCCAAGGCTGAAATTGTCTGATGACCGTCTTGTAGTAAGCTGTAACTGGAGGAAGATATTCTACCCTTGTGGTCCACAGAGATTTGATAAATTATGGCAAGTGCTAAGCAGAGATGCATTCCTCTCTGGGAGCCATTACTGGGAAGCTGACCTGCTTCACGCTGGAGAAGGATGGTGGATTGGTGCAGCCTACCCTTCCATTGGCAGGAAAGGAGACTCTGAAACCTGTCGACTGGGCTGGAATAGAGCATCTTGGTGCCTTAAGAAATTTGATCTTGAACACTGGGCATTTCACGAGGGGGAGAGAATCCCCATCCTGGTAGAAGATGATCCCGATCACATTGGCATTTTTCTGGATTATGAAGCAGGAATCCTTTCATTCTACAATGTTACTGATGGCATGGCTCATTTGCACACCTTCTGCTGCAAGTTCACAGAACCAGTTTACCCAGCTGTGAGGCTCTGGGAAGGGTCCACTGGAATGTGCAAACTAACATAA